A single Natrinema pellirubrum DSM 15624 DNA region contains:
- a CDS encoding ubiquitin-like small modifier protein 1 has product MPTEWKLFADLAERAGDKHVTVEAGAGDTVGDAFEELLEEAPALEGRVLEDGELRSQINVLRNGTNVLVEEEGLATVLEAGDELALFPPVSGG; this is encoded by the coding sequence ATGCCCACGGAGTGGAAACTGTTCGCGGATCTGGCCGAGCGCGCCGGCGACAAGCACGTGACCGTCGAGGCCGGGGCCGGCGACACCGTCGGCGACGCCTTCGAGGAACTGCTCGAGGAGGCCCCCGCCCTCGAGGGCCGCGTCCTCGAGGACGGCGAACTGCGCTCCCAGATCAACGTGCTTCGCAACGGCACGAACGTCTTGGTCGAGGAGGAGGGGCTGGCGACGGTTCTCGAGGCGGGCGACGAGCTGGCGCTGTTCCCGCCGGTCAGCGGCGGGTAG
- a CDS encoding TrkA C-terminal domain-containing protein encodes MTAIVAAAVPTETLLEAVVRILGFALLAAGSGAGVAFVYRWYSADGIPEGIAVLFGVALVAIWLNTQTALQQAIIGNTGLLEPGTAIYTVGAFAASAVAADGGRRLGDYLARDVFMVATPRTITEVTQLVRSAGRVVTVELPDEIDDIEGYDPVDESVKADLAGQTFLLPRRLTDEELRERLVARLERDFGIGHVDVDLEPDGTVAFLAVGSRPAGIGPTLAPGTVAVALEGDPAADASPGDAVRIWARGEDGGARRIAGGELRGTAGDVATVALDAEDARDLEPDGDYRLVTLPGSPDAERDLVSLLRAADETVRSITVEADDPLVGLAVDSLPVLVLALEREGDADHRPLPAGDVRLAAGDVAYVLGRPDALRRVTERSLADADESATPPADDGQQAAADPDHGHAPERPRER; translated from the coding sequence ATGACTGCGATCGTCGCGGCGGCGGTCCCGACCGAGACGCTGCTCGAGGCGGTCGTCCGGATCCTCGGGTTCGCCCTGCTTGCGGCCGGCAGCGGGGCCGGCGTCGCCTTCGTCTATCGCTGGTATAGCGCCGACGGGATCCCGGAGGGCATCGCGGTGTTGTTCGGCGTCGCGCTCGTCGCGATCTGGCTGAACACTCAGACGGCGCTCCAGCAGGCGATCATCGGGAACACGGGCCTGCTCGAGCCCGGCACCGCGATCTACACGGTCGGTGCCTTCGCCGCCAGCGCGGTCGCGGCCGACGGCGGCCGGCGGCTGGGCGATTACCTCGCCCGGGACGTGTTCATGGTTGCGACCCCGCGGACGATCACCGAGGTCACCCAACTCGTCCGCTCGGCCGGCCGGGTCGTCACGGTCGAACTTCCCGACGAGATCGACGACATCGAGGGCTACGACCCGGTCGACGAGTCGGTGAAAGCCGACCTCGCCGGGCAGACGTTTCTCCTCCCCCGGCGGCTCACCGACGAGGAACTTCGCGAGCGGCTCGTGGCCCGCCTCGAGCGCGACTTCGGGATCGGCCACGTCGACGTCGATCTCGAGCCCGACGGCACGGTCGCGTTCCTCGCCGTGGGTAGCCGGCCGGCCGGTATCGGCCCGACGCTCGCGCCGGGGACCGTCGCCGTCGCGCTCGAGGGCGACCCCGCGGCCGACGCCAGCCCCGGCGATGCAGTCCGGATCTGGGCCCGCGGCGAGGACGGGGGTGCCCGACGGATCGCGGGCGGGGAACTCCGCGGGACCGCCGGCGACGTCGCGACTGTCGCCCTCGACGCCGAGGACGCCCGCGACCTCGAACCCGACGGCGACTACCGGCTCGTGACGCTGCCGGGCAGTCCCGACGCCGAGCGCGACCTCGTCTCCCTCTTGCGGGCGGCCGACGAGACGGTCCGATCGATCACCGTCGAGGCCGACGACCCCCTCGTCGGACTGGCGGTCGACTCGCTGCCGGTACTGGTCCTCGCGCTCGAGCGCGAGGGCGACGCCGACCACCGGCCGCTGCCGGCCGGGGACGTGCGACTCGCGGCCGGCGACGTCGCGTACGTCCTCGGCCGGCCGGACGCGCTTCGCCGGGTGACCGAACGGTCGCTGGCTGACGCGGACGAGTCTGCGACACCGCCGGCCGACGACGGCCAGCAGGCGGCCGCCGATCCGGATCACGGCCACGCGCCGGAACGGCCCCGAGAGCGGTAG
- a CDS encoding TrkA C-terminal domain-containing protein — MPSLPVEVLLGLYLGLLTGIVPAFVAGSLGFLVRYFTGVTLPGFGVVVLALSIASVQGGLLGLVEPTIAQSPRLLVAVLVVLMLALYAHNQGDKLGSELPRRLSLTSLRQRTLSADVVELVGSVGQVTVRPTGEIHDMEGYPPLSADLRRTLKGGSWRLPADLPLSELEARLEERLRTDHDLADVAVAIDERARATITAAPPSGGLSRRVPAGRRAVSLTTLVPTGLASGDVVSVRVGDRSIGGTVVSARTETDDEIDGDDGSSGPADAVAPDGGADPEPAPAAKPHAATAGGSGRVTIAVPRRDVKPVLEAESPRLVVRSRGTSREFEALSLVKREGYAIRRLTVGPIGATDETIAGTDVTVLAVRRQGSETGERRHGWVFAPGIERPLEAGDEAFVAGPDDAVEAFAEAIAQ; from the coding sequence ATGCCATCCCTTCCGGTCGAAGTGTTGCTCGGTCTCTATCTCGGCCTCCTGACCGGTATCGTTCCCGCCTTCGTCGCCGGTTCGCTCGGCTTTCTCGTCCGGTATTTCACCGGCGTTACCCTGCCCGGGTTCGGTGTCGTCGTCCTCGCGCTGTCGATCGCCAGCGTGCAGGGCGGACTGCTCGGGCTCGTCGAACCTACCATCGCCCAGTCACCGCGGCTGCTCGTCGCCGTGCTGGTCGTCCTCATGCTCGCGCTGTACGCCCACAACCAGGGCGACAAGCTCGGCTCGGAACTCCCGCGTCGGCTCTCCTTGACCTCGCTGCGCCAGCGGACCCTCTCGGCCGATGTCGTCGAACTCGTCGGCTCGGTCGGTCAGGTCACGGTGCGTCCCACCGGTGAGATCCACGACATGGAAGGCTACCCGCCGCTGTCGGCCGACCTCCGCCGGACGTTGAAAGGGGGGTCGTGGCGGCTCCCTGCCGACCTCCCGCTCTCGGAACTCGAGGCCCGTCTCGAGGAGCGCCTGCGGACCGATCACGATCTCGCGGACGTCGCCGTCGCGATCGACGAACGGGCCCGGGCGACCATCACGGCCGCGCCGCCGTCGGGTGGTCTCTCCCGGCGCGTCCCGGCGGGCCGGCGGGCCGTCTCGCTGACGACGCTCGTCCCGACGGGACTCGCGAGCGGGGACGTGGTGAGCGTCCGCGTCGGCGACCGCTCGATCGGAGGGACCGTCGTCAGCGCCCGTACCGAGACCGACGACGAGATCGACGGCGACGACGGGTCGTCGGGGCCTGCCGACGCGGTCGCGCCCGATGGCGGCGCGGACCCCGAGCCCGCTCCCGCGGCGAAACCGCACGCGGCGACGGCCGGCGGCTCGGGCCGCGTGACGATTGCCGTCCCCCGTCGGGACGTCAAGCCGGTCCTCGAGGCCGAGTCGCCGCGGCTCGTCGTGCGCTCGCGGGGCACCAGCCGTGAGTTCGAGGCGCTCTCGCTGGTCAAACGCGAGGGGTATGCCATCCGACGACTGACCGTCGGTCCGATCGGGGCGACCGACGAGACGATCGCCGGGACCGACGTGACGGTCCTTGCGGTCCGTCGACAGGGCAGCGAGACCGGTGAGCGCCGCCACGGCTGGGTGTTCGCTCCCGGGATCGAACGGCCGCTCGAGGCCGGCGACGAGGCGTTCGTCGCGGGTCCCGACGACGCGGTCGAGGCGTTCGCGGAGGCGATCGCGCAATGA
- a CDS encoding NAD-binding protein, whose product MADDRSLRGRLPDDWQHVLTTRATVILVLLVALLSVATAVINIWTPNPGPLHGYVPDAIQSAAAFTGALTGFMMVGSALALRRGLRAGWWATLLLLPVTAGQGLLQSSQYSVPLVVLSIVSIPALLLTRGRFDKPLSLTTTQIAAGAALVGVQLYGTIGGYAMREHFDGINNILDAFYFTLITSSTVGYGDVTPNQESIEGMLFTMSVLILGVASFGIAIGALVGPLIQDRISKTLGKMTDSQLQLLEDHILVLGYGELTEPIVDELADGGRKFVVVTNDREVATDLTDRGISVVTGDPSDEEPLQRAKIDRAAAIVVATNHDAEDALAVLTARELAPTTRIVAAATDRENTKKLERAGADAVISPSVLGGHLLVRSALGSDESGLIDRILERE is encoded by the coding sequence ATGGCCGACGACCGGTCGCTTCGAGGACGACTCCCGGACGACTGGCAGCACGTGCTGACGACGCGGGCGACCGTGATCCTCGTCCTGCTGGTCGCGCTGCTCTCGGTCGCCACTGCAGTCATCAACATCTGGACCCCGAACCCGGGGCCGCTCCACGGGTACGTTCCCGACGCGATTCAAAGCGCCGCCGCGTTCACCGGGGCGCTCACCGGGTTCATGATGGTCGGGAGTGCGCTTGCCCTCCGACGCGGGCTCCGCGCCGGCTGGTGGGCGACGCTGCTGTTGCTCCCGGTGACCGCGGGACAGGGCCTCCTCCAGTCGAGCCAGTACTCGGTTCCGCTGGTCGTCCTCTCGATCGTGTCGATTCCGGCCCTCCTGTTGACCCGCGGCCGGTTCGACAAACCGCTCTCGCTGACGACGACGCAGATCGCGGCCGGTGCGGCACTGGTCGGCGTCCAACTGTACGGCACCATCGGCGGCTACGCCATGCGGGAACACTTCGACGGGATCAACAACATTCTCGATGCGTTTTATTTTACGCTGATCACCTCGAGTACGGTCGGCTACGGCGACGTCACGCCGAATCAGGAGTCGATCGAGGGGATGTTGTTTACGATGTCCGTCCTCATCCTCGGCGTGGCCAGTTTCGGTATCGCCATTGGGGCGCTGGTCGGCCCACTCATTCAGGACCGCATCTCGAAGACACTCGGAAAGATGACCGACTCACAGCTGCAACTCCTCGAGGACCACATCCTCGTCCTCGGCTACGGCGAACTGACGGAACCGATCGTCGACGAACTGGCCGACGGTGGCCGCAAGTTTGTCGTCGTGACCAACGATCGCGAGGTCGCGACGGATCTCACCGACCGTGGCATCTCGGTCGTCACCGGCGACCCCAGCGACGAGGAACCGCTCCAGCGTGCGAAGATCGACCGGGCGGCCGCGATCGTCGTTGCGACGAACCACGACGCGGAGGACGCGCTGGCGGTCCTGACCGCCCGCGAACTCGCGCCGACCACCCGGATCGTCGCGGCCGCGACCGACCGCGAGAACACGAAGAAACTCGAGCGGGCCGGCGCGGACGCGGTGATCAGCCCCTCGGTGCTGGGCGGCCACCTGCTCGTGCGGTCGGCGCTCGGCAGCGACGAGAGCGGGCTGATCGACCGTATTCTCGAGCGCGAATAA
- a CDS encoding HPP family protein, producing MLEGVRARLRALARRLRRLERRELEAVVRWLEQTGNLLHLSVLVFVPLLIAAVTWLANATPVISFLLFPPLASGTFTLFAEPEGKYASPGKFVGGMTIGACCGWLALALTAAVGLGGGISAWGAALGVFCTGVCTWALDLEVPTAFSTALLVLVTGNAQVAYVLGIVISSSFVAAAFVLWRDRFYEQRARYLYRTTSGDDHVLVPMTDCEETVARFAASIAGAHDAGKVVLFDVVETVDDEQPDASADGDPDEPTPAERAATDAGRRLESLAADLQSAYDVPCEVVVAADSDLSSGLVLETARAENCDLIVTPYAEREGGGLSSFITGLFEGEIDTIVFRSNGVRRTRWRSGLVAVRGAGDTARAMLDFAIRVTESGRPISVCTCIDRESRRRAAEGTLADLVDAFAGPFETHVVTAAVEDYLARIAPRYDVCFVGSSTDRSAASRFVSPPTFRKLSDLEADVAIVHRGRRR from the coding sequence ATGCTCGAGGGGGTACGTGCGCGACTCCGCGCGCTCGCGAGGCGGCTTCGACGACTGGAACGACGTGAACTCGAGGCCGTCGTCCGATGGCTCGAGCAGACGGGGAACCTGCTTCACCTGTCGGTGCTGGTCTTTGTCCCCCTGTTGATCGCCGCGGTGACGTGGCTGGCGAACGCGACCCCCGTGATCTCGTTTCTGCTCTTTCCGCCGCTTGCCTCGGGGACCTTCACCCTCTTTGCGGAGCCGGAAGGGAAGTACGCCTCGCCGGGGAAGTTCGTCGGCGGGATGACCATCGGGGCCTGCTGTGGCTGGCTCGCGCTCGCGCTGACGGCGGCCGTCGGACTGGGTGGCGGCATCAGCGCCTGGGGTGCCGCACTCGGGGTCTTCTGTACCGGCGTCTGCACGTGGGCGCTCGATCTCGAGGTACCGACGGCGTTCTCGACGGCCCTGCTCGTTCTCGTGACCGGCAACGCACAGGTGGCCTACGTCCTCGGGATCGTCATCTCGAGTTCGTTCGTCGCGGCCGCGTTCGTCCTCTGGCGCGACCGGTTCTACGAGCAACGCGCCCGCTATCTCTATCGGACGACCAGCGGCGACGATCACGTCCTCGTCCCGATGACCGACTGCGAGGAGACGGTCGCCCGCTTCGCCGCGTCGATCGCCGGGGCCCACGACGCCGGCAAAGTGGTCCTCTTCGACGTCGTTGAGACGGTCGACGACGAGCAACCGGACGCGTCGGCCGACGGCGACCCGGACGAACCGACGCCCGCCGAACGCGCGGCTACCGACGCCGGTCGCCGTCTCGAGTCGCTCGCGGCTGATCTCCAGAGCGCGTACGACGTCCCCTGCGAGGTCGTCGTCGCGGCCGACAGCGACCTCTCGTCGGGACTCGTCCTCGAGACCGCGCGAGCGGAGAACTGCGATCTCATCGTCACGCCCTACGCCGAACGCGAGGGTGGCGGCCTCTCGTCGTTTATCACCGGGCTGTTCGAGGGCGAGATCGATACGATCGTCTTCCGCTCGAACGGCGTTCGACGGACGCGTTGGCGGAGCGGCCTCGTCGCGGTTCGCGGTGCGGGCGATACCGCTCGCGCAATGCTCGATTTCGCGATCCGGGTGACCGAGTCCGGCCGGCCGATCAGCGTCTGTACCTGCATCGATCGGGAGTCGCGCCGTCGGGCGGCCGAGGGGACGCTCGCGGATCTCGTCGATGCCTTTGCCGGTCCCTTCGAAACCCACGTGGTCACCGCCGCCGTCGAGGACTACCTCGCCCGCATCGCGCCCCGCTATGACGTCTGTTTCGTCGGCTCGAGTACCGACCGCTCGGCGGCCTCTCGCTTTGTCTCCCCGCCGACGTTCCGGAAACTCAGCGATCTGGAGGCGGACGTGGCGATCGTCCATCGGGGTCGCCGACGGTAG
- the deoC gene encoding deoxyribose-phosphate aldolase, protein MERSELAPLIDHTVLGPETTPADVRRVLDEAAEYGMNACVPPYAVEMAAEYAPDVTLATVVGFPHGQHAPAAKRKEGVGAWQDGADELDVVINVGRLQAGAGEAVETALADLVAAIPIPVKVIIEAPLLTDAEKRRACEAAAAADAAMVKTATGFGGGGATVDDVALMSDVLPVKASGGIGSYDEAMAMLEAGAERIGASSGVAILEGAPE, encoded by the coding sequence ATGGAGCGCAGCGAACTCGCCCCCCTGATCGATCACACGGTGCTTGGTCCCGAGACGACGCCGGCCGACGTTCGGCGGGTCCTCGACGAGGCCGCCGAGTACGGAATGAACGCCTGTGTCCCGCCGTACGCGGTCGAGATGGCCGCCGAGTACGCCCCCGACGTGACCCTCGCGACGGTGGTCGGCTTCCCCCACGGCCAGCACGCGCCCGCGGCGAAACGCAAGGAGGGCGTCGGGGCCTGGCAGGACGGTGCGGACGAACTCGACGTGGTGATCAACGTCGGTCGGCTGCAGGCCGGTGCGGGCGAGGCCGTCGAAACGGCACTCGCCGACCTGGTCGCGGCCATCCCGATTCCGGTCAAGGTCATCATCGAAGCCCCGTTGCTGACCGACGCGGAGAAACGGCGGGCCTGCGAGGCCGCGGCTGCCGCCGACGCGGCGATGGTGAAGACCGCGACCGGGTTCGGCGGGGGTGGCGCGACCGTCGACGACGTCGCCCTCATGAGCGACGTCCTCCCCGTCAAGGCCAGCGGCGGTATCGGCAGCTACGACGAGGCGATGGCCATGCTCGAGGCCGGCGCGGAACGCATCGGGGCCTCGAGCGGGGTCGCAATTCTCGAGGGCGCACCCGAATAG
- a CDS encoding CPBP family intramembrane glutamic endopeptidase, translating to MTETARADDAGPVASGAIPGIGTLLAGLTLVAMFVPVRNGVDDPSVWAGTGLAVAAVLAFLVRRHGSREPQPLAAIAAGSSVGVVLFAGYALNQGVTTSLLSIPIVFVAFVTAGLTVGVAVADFFGIGVVGLKRRTSQTLVMTGVGLVGLILPQLLMILFAAPVYPFLETLPEIERLVATQLITQLGVVIGTAIVVVAFLRWTDRGLAFIDLRWPTLREIAWTVGGLIVLFGALFAISTLMQSTGVESADHSTTQQAESNPGLMLIMVPIAILIIGPFEEVLYRNVIQKSLYETFSRFGAVAVASVIFAAVHVLAYATNGLGAVIASLGTIFGLSIVLGVIYERTDNLLIPALVHGLYNALTFLNLYFIHA from the coding sequence ATGACCGAGACTGCACGGGCCGACGACGCCGGCCCGGTCGCGTCCGGCGCGATCCCGGGTATCGGAACCCTGCTGGCCGGGCTCACGTTGGTCGCCATGTTCGTCCCCGTTCGCAACGGCGTCGACGACCCCAGTGTCTGGGCCGGTACCGGCCTGGCCGTCGCCGCCGTCCTCGCCTTCCTCGTTCGCCGCCACGGCTCGCGCGAACCCCAGCCCCTCGCAGCGATCGCCGCCGGCTCGAGCGTCGGCGTCGTCCTGTTCGCCGGCTACGCGTTGAATCAAGGAGTCACGACGTCGCTGCTCTCGATACCGATCGTGTTCGTGGCGTTCGTGACCGCCGGGCTGACCGTCGGCGTCGCGGTCGCGGACTTCTTCGGCATCGGCGTCGTCGGGCTCAAGCGCCGGACCAGCCAGACCCTCGTCATGACGGGGGTCGGCCTCGTCGGGCTCATCCTGCCGCAGCTACTGATGATTCTCTTTGCCGCACCGGTCTATCCGTTCCTCGAGACGCTGCCGGAGATCGAGCGGCTCGTGGCCACCCAGCTCATCACCCAGCTCGGCGTGGTCATCGGCACGGCGATCGTGGTCGTCGCCTTTCTTCGCTGGACGGACCGAGGGTTGGCGTTCATCGATCTCCGGTGGCCCACGCTGCGGGAGATCGCCTGGACCGTCGGCGGCCTCATCGTCCTCTTCGGCGCGCTGTTCGCGATTTCGACGCTCATGCAGTCGACCGGTGTCGAGAGCGCCGACCACTCGACCACACAGCAGGCCGAGAGCAACCCCGGACTGATGCTTATCATGGTACCGATCGCGATCCTGATCATCGGGCCGTTCGAGGAGGTCCTCTACCGGAACGTGATCCAAAAGTCGCTGTACGAGACGTTCTCGCGGTTCGGTGCCGTCGCGGTGGCAAGCGTCATCTTCGCAGCGGTCCACGTCCTCGCGTACGCCACCAACGGGCTGGGCGCGGTCATCGCCAGTCTGGGGACGATCTTCGGGCTCTCGATCGTCCTCGGTGTTATCTACGAACGGACCGACAACCTCCTGATCCCGGCGCTGGTCCACGGGTTATACAACGCGTTGACGTTCCTGAACCTCTATTTCATCCACGCCTGA
- a CDS encoding NOB1 family endonuclease — translation MYVLDSSAFIHDFHTTEQTATIPLVREELEDESAYRYDAMEGSGMHIHIPNDDTTEKVERAARESGDLGVLSDTDVRLVAASFELDATLVTDDYAMQNVAEKLNVAVDVIAREGIDEQRHWTYQCQGCGREFDEEKERCPICGSELARKNPS, via the coding sequence ATGTACGTTCTCGACTCCTCGGCTTTTATCCACGATTTCCATACGACAGAACAGACTGCGACGATCCCGCTCGTCCGCGAGGAACTCGAAGACGAGAGCGCCTATCGCTACGACGCGATGGAGGGATCGGGCATGCACATCCACATCCCGAACGACGACACCACCGAAAAGGTCGAACGCGCGGCCCGGGAATCCGGGGATCTCGGCGTCCTCTCGGACACCGACGTTCGGCTCGTCGCCGCGAGTTTCGAACTCGACGCCACCTTGGTGACCGACGACTACGCGATGCAAAATGTCGCGGAGAAGCTCAACGTCGCGGTCGACGTGATCGCCCGGGAGGGAATCGACGAGCAGCGCCACTGGACCTACCAGTGTCAGGGCTGTGGCCGCGAGTTCGACGAGGAGAAAGAGCGGTGCCCGATCTGTGGGTCGGAACTGGCCCGGAAGAACCCCTCGTAG
- a CDS encoding PRC-barrel domain-containing protein, which translates to MSDILAENLSGKSVMGSDGTELGLLYNITMDLKSGTLHDLVIEPDEELSTRAVDFDLDEGGHFLVPVNRVQAVKDYIVVQR; encoded by the coding sequence ATGAGCGATATACTCGCTGAAAACCTCTCGGGGAAGTCCGTCATGGGTTCCGACGGCACCGAGCTTGGATTGCTCTATAACATCACCATGGATCTCAAATCGGGTACGCTTCACGATCTCGTCATCGAGCCCGACGAGGAGCTGTCGACCCGCGCCGTCGACTTCGATCTCGACGAGGGCGGTCACTTCCTCGTTCCCGTCAACCGTGTCCAAGCGGTGAAAGACTACATCGTCGTCCAGCGCTAA
- the infB gene encoding translation initiation factor IF-2, whose amino-acid sequence MSDTDTRDPTSLRTPIVAVLGHVDHGKTSLLDKIRGSAVIEGEAGAITQHIGATAVPLDIISTIAGDLVDPDDFDLPGLLFIDTPGHHSFTTLRSRGGALADIAILVVDVNDGFQPQTLEALDILKRSETPFIVAANKIDTVPGWKENEDAPINDTYESQTDRVRERLDESLYEIIGNLSDEGFSADLYWRVQNFQRNVGVVPVSAMTGEGVPDLLTVMMGLSQRYMKEEMEIDVAGPGVGTVLEVKEEKGFGTTIDTVLYDGTIRADDTLVVGGQNEPIVTEVRALLQPRPLAEIRTESRFETVEEVSAASGIKVAAPDLADAMAGAPVRVVRDRDLDEVIAEVQAELADIAVDTAEEGVVVKADTLGSLEAMADALGEAEVPIVRAEVGDVAPRDVSVASTAEDPKQQVILGFNVDTLDDAEQRAEIEDVSIFTDEVIYQLVEGYEEYVENIEQAQQDTILENITRPARFRILPDHTFRQNDPAVVGVEVNSGTIQTNANVVKFDGNEPERVGQVKGIQEQGEDVDEARAGNRVSVAIDGPTVGRGIEEDDELWAEIPEKHAKILEQELASEIPGDELEALNMYLDKQRNRDPFWGK is encoded by the coding sequence ATGTCGGACACGGATACACGCGACCCCACATCCCTCAGAACGCCGATCGTCGCCGTCCTCGGACACGTCGATCACGGCAAGACAAGTCTCCTCGATAAGATCCGCGGCTCCGCGGTCATCGAGGGCGAAGCAGGCGCGATCACCCAGCACATCGGCGCGACTGCCGTGCCGCTGGACATCATCTCGACGATCGCGGGCGATCTCGTCGACCCGGACGATTTCGACCTCCCTGGCCTCCTCTTTATCGACACGCCGGGTCACCACTCCTTTACGACGCTGCGATCTCGCGGGGGCGCGTTGGCCGACATCGCCATCCTCGTCGTCGACGTCAACGACGGCTTCCAGCCCCAGACGCTCGAGGCCCTGGACATCCTCAAGCGCTCGGAAACGCCGTTTATCGTCGCGGCGAACAAGATCGACACCGTCCCGGGCTGGAAGGAGAACGAGGACGCGCCGATCAACGACACCTACGAGTCCCAGACGGATCGCGTCCGCGAACGACTCGACGAGAGCCTCTACGAGATCATCGGCAACCTCTCGGACGAAGGGTTCTCCGCGGACCTCTACTGGCGGGTCCAGAACTTCCAGCGCAACGTCGGGGTCGTCCCCGTCTCGGCGATGACCGGCGAAGGGGTCCCCGACCTCCTGACCGTCATGATGGGGCTGTCCCAGCGCTACATGAAAGAGGAGATGGAGATCGACGTCGCCGGCCCCGGCGTCGGCACCGTCCTCGAGGTCAAAGAGGAGAAAGGGTTCGGAACGACCATCGACACGGTGCTGTACGACGGGACAATCCGGGCCGACGACACGCTCGTCGTCGGCGGGCAAAACGAGCCGATCGTCACCGAGGTCCGAGCCCTGCTCCAGCCGCGGCCGCTCGCCGAAATTCGGACCGAGAGCCGTTTCGAAACGGTCGAGGAAGTCTCGGCCGCGTCCGGGATCAAAGTCGCCGCGCCCGACCTCGCGGACGCGATGGCCGGCGCGCCGGTCCGGGTCGTCCGCGACCGCGATCTCGACGAAGTCATCGCGGAGGTCCAGGCCGAACTGGCCGACATCGCCGTCGACACCGCCGAGGAAGGCGTCGTCGTCAAGGCAGACACCCTGGGCAGCCTCGAGGCGATGGCCGACGCCCTAGGCGAGGCCGAGGTCCCGATCGTCCGCGCGGAGGTCGGCGACGTCGCGCCGCGTGACGTCTCGGTCGCCTCGACCGCCGAGGATCCGAAACAGCAGGTGATCCTCGGGTTCAACGTCGACACGTTAGACGACGCTGAGCAACGCGCCGAGATCGAGGACGTCTCGATCTTCACCGACGAGGTCATCTACCAGCTCGTCGAGGGCTACGAGGAGTACGTCGAAAACATCGAACAGGCCCAGCAAGACACCATCCTCGAGAACATCACCCGGCCCGCCCGGTTCCGCATTCTGCCGGATCACACCTTCCGCCAGAACGATCCGGCGGTCGTCGGCGTCGAAGTGAACTCGGGGACGATCCAGACCAACGCCAACGTCGTCAAGTTCGACGGCAACGAGCCCGAACGCGTCGGCCAGGTCAAAGGCATTCAGGAACAGGGCGAGGACGTCGACGAGGCCCGCGCGGGCAACCGCGTCTCGGTCGCCATCGACGGCCCCACCGTCGGCCGCGGCATCGAGGAAGACGACGAACTCTGGGCCGAGATCCCCGAGAAACACGCGAAGATCTTAGAGCAGGAACTCGCAAGCGAGATCCCCGGCGACGAACTCGAGGCGCTGAACATGTACCTCGACAAGCAGCGCAACCGGGACCCCTTCTGGGGCAAGTAA
- a CDS encoding cyclophilin-like family protein, whose protein sequence is MSDLRVTVADRDLAVIWADDTPATRAALEAALPAAGEATRWGDELYDDLELDAPLENVREAVPEGAIADWPAGGKPCPFWGPMSASEDGEPRAAAPVTVVGRLEDPGSLSDFEGGARVRLEALND, encoded by the coding sequence ATGAGCGATCTCCGCGTTACCGTCGCCGACCGCGACCTCGCGGTGATCTGGGCCGACGACACACCGGCCACCAGGGCCGCCCTCGAGGCGGCGCTGCCCGCGGCGGGCGAGGCGACCCGCTGGGGCGACGAACTCTACGACGATCTCGAACTAGATGCACCGCTCGAGAACGTACGGGAAGCGGTACCTGAGGGTGCGATCGCCGACTGGCCGGCCGGCGGGAAACCGTGTCCGTTCTGGGGGCCGATGTCGGCCAGCGAGGACGGGGAGCCGCGTGCCGCCGCGCCCGTGACCGTCGTCGGGCGGCTCGAGGATCCCGGATCGTTGTCCGATTTCGAGGGTGGGGCACGGGTTCGGCTCGAGGCGCTAAACGACTGA